A genomic stretch from Candidatus Coatesbacteria bacterium includes:
- a CDS encoding leucyl aminopeptidase encodes MVASRAHPVRRPAELGSSGAPLSALNNIDLLEELLELASAPSRKETVLKLTRRPPETAAAETPLLALFCFADGDCYPPLELLDEGTAARVRELSAADEFGGKAGRLELLRPAAGPRRLLLVGLGERDDLTVERLHEAVVGIVGRVEKLGLKTFSAAPPPLGDGADFAAHHLGLAAGLATFRFDRYRSAEQRERPRVEELSVLGNPELDAALHRAAIVARAQNFARELVSEPVNVLTPVEFARRVAERAAEVGLQVEVHDAAWIRRQGMELIWAVARGAAEEPRFVVLRHHGADGDKPALGLVGKGVMFDSGGYNLKGSGMELMKGDMGGSAAVVGAMLAAAELELPVDVLAVVPAVVNAVDGNAYKPSDVIKSFAGPSVEIGNTDAEGRLTLADGLCWAREQGAERLLDICTLTGASMVALGVRVGALLTNDELLRDKLLGGVERTGELFWELPLFEHYAERLESDIAEIKSTGGKPAGTISAAKFLERFAGDTPWAHLDIAGKEFTDKPYGPYRKGATGFGVRTLVELLESL; translated from the coding sequence TTGGTGGCATCCCGCGCTCACCCGGTTCGCCGACCGGCTGAGCTCGGCTCGTCGGGTGCGCCGTTGTCGGCATTGAACAACATCGACCTGCTCGAGGAGCTGCTCGAGCTTGCAAGCGCTCCCTCCCGGAAGGAAACAGTCTTGAAGCTGACCCGCCGTCCCCCGGAGACCGCCGCCGCTGAAACCCCGCTGTTGGCCCTGTTCTGTTTCGCCGACGGGGACTGCTATCCCCCGCTCGAACTGCTGGACGAAGGGACGGCCGCCCGGGTGCGCGAGCTGTCGGCGGCCGATGAATTCGGCGGCAAGGCGGGCCGACTGGAGCTGTTGCGTCCCGCCGCCGGGCCGCGGCGCCTGCTGCTGGTCGGTCTGGGCGAGCGGGACGACTTGACCGTTGAGCGCCTGCACGAGGCCGTGGTCGGGATCGTCGGCCGGGTCGAGAAACTGGGCTTGAAGACCTTCAGCGCCGCGCCGCCGCCTCTGGGCGACGGGGCGGATTTCGCCGCCCACCATCTGGGTCTGGCCGCCGGGCTGGCCACTTTCCGCTTTGACCGCTACCGCTCCGCCGAGCAGCGCGAGCGGCCCCGGGTCGAGGAACTGAGCGTCCTCGGCAATCCCGAGCTGGACGCCGCCCTGCACCGGGCCGCAATCGTCGCCCGCGCCCAGAACTTCGCCCGGGAGCTGGTCAGCGAGCCGGTCAACGTGCTGACCCCCGTCGAGTTCGCCCGCCGCGTCGCCGAGCGGGCCGCTGAGGTCGGCCTGCAGGTCGAGGTCCACGACGCCGCCTGGATCCGCCGACAAGGCATGGAACTGATCTGGGCCGTGGCCCGGGGCGCCGCCGAGGAGCCGCGCTTCGTCGTCCTGCGGCACCACGGCGCCGACGGCGACAAACCCGCCCTCGGCCTGGTCGGCAAGGGCGTGATGTTCGACAGCGGCGGCTACAACCTCAAGGGCTCCGGGATGGAGCTGATGAAGGGCGACATGGGCGGCTCCGCCGCCGTCGTCGGCGCCATGCTGGCGGCGGCCGAGCTCGAGCTGCCCGTCGATGTCCTGGCTGTCGTCCCCGCCGTCGTCAACGCCGTCGACGGCAACGCCTACAAGCCCTCCGATGTCATCAAGAGCTTCGCCGGACCGAGCGTGGAAATCGGCAACACCGACGCCGAGGGCCGACTGACCCTGGCCGACGGCCTCTGCTGGGCCCGGGAGCAGGGCGCGGAGCGCCTCCTCGACATCTGCACCCTGACCGGGGCCTCGATGGTGGCCCTCGGAGTCCGCGTCGGCGCCCTGCTGACCAACGACGAGCTGTTGCGCGACAAGCTCCTCGGCGGCGTCGAGCGCACCGGGGAGCTGTTCTGGGAACTGCCCCTCTTCGAGCACTACGCCGAGCGGCTGGAGAGTGACATCGCCGAGATCAAGAGCACCGGCGGCAAGCCCGCCGGGACGATCAGCGCGGCCAAGTTCCTCGAACGCTTCGCCGGAGACACCCCTTGGGCCCATCTGGATATCGCCGGCAAGGAGTTCACCGACAAGCCCTACGGCCCCTACCGCAAGGGCGCGACGGGCTTCGGCGTCCGGACGCTGGTCGAGTTGCTGGAAAGCCTGTAG
- a CDS encoding HD domain-containing protein — MFEQLLAALPEFKLVEDPELREKCVECWMRAIEIGEWSFEEMLELPFTLLIDTEVTLFDHTRGVTLMADAMAGVMNQMRQDGVTVNHQYVIAGALLHDVGKPIEYSKQDGKYVKSRIGRYLRHPVSGVWLAMEVGLPIKIAHMIGSHSFEGDRTPRTPEAIIIHQADFTWFHSLKKEFK; from the coding sequence ATGTTCGAACAACTGCTGGCCGCCCTCCCCGAGTTCAAGCTGGTCGAGGACCCCGAGCTGCGCGAGAAGTGCGTCGAGTGCTGGATGCGCGCTATCGAGATCGGCGAGTGGTCCTTCGAGGAGATGCTCGAGCTGCCCTTCACCCTGCTGATCGACACCGAGGTCACCCTTTTCGATCACACCCGCGGGGTGACCCTGATGGCCGACGCCATGGCCGGAGTGATGAACCAAATGCGCCAGGACGGCGTGACCGTCAACCACCAGTACGTCATCGCCGGGGCGCTGCTCCACGACGTCGGCAAGCCCATCGAGTATTCCAAGCAGGACGGCAAGTACGTCAAGAGCCGCATCGGCCGCTACCTGCGCCACCCCGTCTCCGGCGTCTGGCTGGCGATGGAGGTCGGACTGCCGATCAAGATCGCCCACATGATCGGCTCCCATTCCTTCGAGGGCGATCGCACCCCGCGGACACCGGAGGCGATCATCATCCACCAGGCCGATTTCACCTGGTTCCACTCGCTGAAGAAGGAATTCAAGTAG